In a single window of the Rhizoctonia solani chromosome 16, complete sequence genome:
- a CDS encoding ABC transporter — MGRWYTPFAYTSGFVLNKDEVFDLAKHVAFDFAPSPTAHELEVVVFIHNASRNIRLHMGRERASYALQPPGGFPRESEEIEEDEEGEVYEEDKSEDLEDGAEKLGQKIGGLK; from the exons ATGGGTAGATGGTATACACCGTTCGCATATACCAGTGGCTTTGTCCTCAACAAGGACGAGGTGTTTGACCTTGCCAAGCACGTAGCCTTCGACTTTGCTCCATCCCCCACTGCTCATGAGCTCGAAGTAGTAGTCTTTATTCACAATGCCTCGCGCAACATCAGGTTACATATGGGAAGGGAACGGGCATCTTACGCCTTACAGCCTCCAGGAGGTTTCCCTCG TGAGAGCGAGGAGATcgaggaggatgaggaaggAGAGGTATACGAAGAAGATAAGAGTGAGGACTTGGAGGATGGCGCTGAAAAATTGGGCCAGAAAATAGGGGGGCTCAAGTAA